One window of Phytoactinopolyspora mesophila genomic DNA carries:
- a CDS encoding sialidase family protein — protein MDAEPLAAGLTATGHWRSFVVRDFSAWRQCHAPTVADAGGHLVVAWFAGEREGAPDSSIWLARGHGSAWSAPQRVAAHPGEPCWNPVLFTAAGQLLLFYKVGSPIPAWRTMVMTSGDGGRTWSAARELVGGDRGGRGPVKNKPIVLSNGDWLAPGSTEGEWWDAFVDRSNDDGRTWQRTFLPLDHEAHAGQGVIQPTLWESAPGHVHALLRSTNGWVCRSDSVDGGRSWSPVLPTGLPSNNSGLDAVRLADGRVVVVHNPVGQAWGARTPLVVSISADDGHTWRRVRTLEDAPAPTHQIVGEPTGVVTDGVAEFSYPAVIPYGGGVAVVYTWQRRGIAFAHLTNL, from the coding sequence ATGGACGCCGAGCCCCTGGCTGCGGGCCTGACAGCGACGGGCCACTGGCGTAGTTTCGTCGTCCGGGACTTCTCTGCCTGGCGGCAGTGTCATGCGCCGACGGTGGCCGACGCCGGCGGGCACCTCGTCGTCGCCTGGTTCGCCGGCGAGCGCGAAGGCGCCCCTGACTCGTCGATCTGGCTGGCACGTGGACACGGTTCGGCCTGGTCAGCGCCGCAGCGGGTGGCCGCCCATCCCGGTGAGCCGTGCTGGAATCCGGTCCTGTTCACCGCGGCCGGGCAGTTGCTCCTGTTCTACAAGGTGGGTTCGCCGATCCCGGCGTGGCGCACCATGGTCATGACCTCCGGCGACGGCGGCCGGACATGGAGCGCGGCGCGCGAGCTCGTCGGCGGCGATCGGGGCGGGCGCGGACCGGTGAAGAACAAACCCATCGTGCTGTCCAATGGGGACTGGCTGGCGCCGGGGTCGACGGAAGGGGAGTGGTGGGACGCGTTCGTCGACCGCTCGAACGACGATGGGCGCACCTGGCAGCGCACGTTCCTGCCACTCGATCACGAAGCCCACGCCGGGCAGGGCGTGATCCAGCCAACCCTGTGGGAATCCGCGCCCGGCCATGTGCATGCGTTGCTGCGCAGCACCAACGGCTGGGTGTGCCGCTCGGACTCCGTAGACGGCGGGCGTAGTTGGTCGCCGGTGCTGCCCACCGGGCTACCCAGCAACAACAGCGGCTTGGACGCCGTCCGGCTGGCGGATGGACGCGTCGTCGTCGTTCATAATCCGGTCGGGCAGGCGTGGGGCGCGCGGACCCCGCTGGTCGTATCCATCTCCGCCGACGACGGCCACACGTGGCGCCGGGTGCGCACGCTCGAGGACGCTCCCGCGCCCACGCATCAGATCGTGGGCGAGCCCACCGGCGTCGTCACCGACGGCGTTGCCGAGTTCTCTTACCCGGCCGTGATTCCGTACGGCGGTGGCGTCGCCGTCGTCTACACCTGGCAACGCCGAGGCATCGCGTTCGCCCACCTGACCAATCTGTGA
- a CDS encoding L-fucose/L-arabinose isomerase family protein, which translates to MARIGIISFSDGRDFVQEETNTFVAKAEERLADRLRAAGHDVVLAAEPITSNELAVREARRIADARVDLTLFHYAVWAFPHFSALAAAETTGAILLLSNIDPQYPGMVGMLAAGGSLDQVGRTHSRAWGDIGDDALVRRVSEQARAGHAVAQLRGSTFGRIGGRSMGMYTAVGNPDTWIAKFGIDVEEIDQWEIVRRTELQDAARLKAGREWIERHAASVEYDGKQLTPEILERQIGSYLAMRELIDEWNLDFTGIKGQPELTTHFATMDIAEALLNDPYDWDGPKEPHVCATEVDMDGALTMQILKRLSGTPVLFADVRHYWADRNVWDLANSGQHATWYAARSDDPADNLGLTRFMPESFYFPAGGASVRHFAAPGRMTFARLSRLDGRYRMQVTLGDVERYDDATNEQLAAASSPEWPHAFARFDAPAEAFLSVFGANHIHAVPGDWTAELRSVCRLLDVDYVDLALVVA; encoded by the coding sequence GTGGCACGAATCGGAATCATCAGTTTCTCGGACGGCCGGGACTTCGTCCAGGAGGAGACCAACACCTTCGTGGCCAAGGCGGAGGAGCGGCTGGCGGACCGGTTGCGCGCCGCAGGGCACGACGTGGTGCTGGCGGCCGAGCCCATCACGTCGAACGAGCTGGCGGTCCGGGAAGCCCGGCGCATCGCCGACGCCCGCGTCGATCTCACCCTCTTTCACTACGCCGTCTGGGCGTTCCCGCACTTCTCCGCCCTGGCCGCGGCCGAGACCACGGGAGCGATCCTGCTCTTGTCCAACATCGACCCCCAGTACCCCGGCATGGTCGGCATGCTGGCTGCCGGCGGCTCGCTGGACCAGGTCGGCCGGACTCATTCGCGGGCATGGGGCGACATCGGCGACGACGCTCTGGTGCGGCGGGTGTCCGAGCAGGCCCGGGCCGGGCACGCCGTGGCGCAACTGCGTGGCTCCACCTTCGGCCGGATCGGCGGGCGGAGCATGGGCATGTACACAGCCGTCGGCAACCCCGACACCTGGATCGCCAAGTTCGGCATCGATGTGGAGGAGATCGATCAGTGGGAGATCGTCCGCCGCACCGAGTTGCAGGACGCCGCGCGGTTGAAGGCCGGCCGCGAGTGGATTGAACGGCATGCCGCCAGCGTCGAGTACGACGGCAAGCAGCTGACACCGGAGATCCTCGAGCGCCAGATCGGCTCCTACCTGGCCATGCGGGAACTGATCGACGAGTGGAACCTCGACTTCACCGGCATCAAGGGCCAGCCCGAGCTGACCACCCACTTTGCGACGATGGACATCGCCGAGGCCCTCCTCAACGACCCATACGACTGGGACGGCCCGAAGGAGCCGCACGTGTGCGCCACCGAGGTGGATATGGACGGTGCGCTGACCATGCAGATTCTCAAGCGGCTGTCCGGAACACCCGTGCTGTTCGCCGACGTCCGGCACTACTGGGCCGACCGGAACGTGTGGGATCTGGCGAACTCCGGGCAGCACGCCACCTGGTATGCGGCCCGAAGCGACGACCCGGCGGACAACTTGGGCCTGACCAGGTTCATGCCGGAGTCGTTCTATTTCCCGGCCGGGGGTGCGAGCGTACGCCATTTCGCCGCCCCCGGCCGGATGACCTTCGCCCGCCTGTCCCGGTTGGACGGCCGCTACCGGATGCAGGTCACGCTCGGCGACGTGGAGCGGTACGACGACGCGACCAATGAGCAACTGGCCGCGGCGTCGTCGCCGGAATGGCCGCACGCGTTCGCCAGGTTCGACGCGCCCGCCGAGGCGTTCCTGTCGGTGTTCGGCGCCAACCACATCCATGCCGTGCCGGGCGATTGGACCGCTGAGCTGCGCAGTGTGTGCCGGCTGCTCGACGTCGACTACGTCGACCTGGCGCTGGTCGTTGCCTGA
- a CDS encoding dihydrodipicolinate synthase family protein has translation MNRPQPQVLTALTTPFGPDGSVDLQAVRTLAARVRDAGVDGVFAAGTTGEFVALTDQERLDTVRAVLDVFPPDQVVAHVGAASARQAEALTRAATRAGARRLAAITPYFLPAGRKAVLDYYRRVVDAADGAPVYAYLFHGLTNTVVEPELLGEIAAIPGLVGVKVSGESAAVAETMLAHLPDGFEFWSGNDGELGEMHRLGATGVVSGCSNVFPQVFVALAAAVADGDAQQEMELGAVAARVVAGLSYGIPAMKVALDALNLPGGAWRIALDDPDAATRADLHALMGELSP, from the coding sequence ATGAACCGCCCTCAACCCCAGGTCCTGACCGCTTTGACAACGCCGTTCGGACCGGACGGTTCGGTTGATCTGCAAGCCGTGCGCACGTTGGCGGCCAGAGTCCGAGACGCGGGTGTCGACGGGGTGTTCGCCGCTGGAACCACCGGTGAGTTCGTCGCCCTGACTGATCAGGAGCGCCTCGACACGGTGCGGGCAGTCTTGGACGTCTTCCCGCCGGATCAGGTCGTCGCGCATGTCGGTGCCGCCTCGGCACGTCAAGCGGAGGCACTCACCCGAGCCGCCACCCGGGCCGGGGCCCGGCGGCTGGCCGCGATCACACCGTATTTCCTGCCGGCCGGCAGGAAAGCCGTGCTCGACTACTACCGGCGCGTCGTCGACGCGGCCGACGGCGCTCCGGTATACGCATATCTGTTCCACGGGCTGACAAACACCGTGGTCGAGCCGGAGCTGCTCGGCGAGATCGCGGCCATACCCGGTCTGGTTGGTGTCAAGGTCAGCGGGGAGAGCGCCGCCGTCGCCGAGACGATGCTGGCGCATCTGCCGGACGGCTTCGAGTTCTGGTCGGGCAACGACGGCGAGCTGGGTGAGATGCACCGGCTGGGCGCAACCGGCGTGGTCTCGGGCTGCTCCAACGTCTTCCCGCAGGTGTTCGTGGCCCTCGCCGCTGCCGTCGCGGACGGTGATGCACAGCAGGAGATGGAACTGGGCGCCGTGGCCGCGCGCGTCGTCGCCGGGCTGTCGTACGGCATCCCGGCCATGAAGGTCGCGCTCGACGCGCTGAACCTGCCCGGCGGAGCATGGCGGATCGCGCTGGACGATCCGGACGCCGCGACCCGCGCGGATCTGCACGCCCTGATGGGCGAGCTGAGCCCCTGA
- a CDS encoding NAD kinase — MTSSSDNRAVLLVAHTGRKEARLVAAEAAERFAQHGIEVRVLADESAELLGMSSALATHVEAGPEAAEGCELVVVLGGDGTILRGAEVARSTNTPILGVNLGHVGFLAESERDALSYTVDHVVSRDYEVEERMTVDVRVRLDGHVLADSWALNEVSVEKASRERMLDLVAEVDGRALSRWGCDGVVMATPTGSTAYAFSAGGPIVWPDLEALLMVPISAHALFARPLVVSPSSELAVTVQPTTGGAVLWCDGRRPVDLPPGSRIEVRRGRWPVRLARLHTAPFTDRLVAKFALPVEGWRGRRHE, encoded by the coding sequence ATGACGTCCAGCAGTGACAACCGAGCGGTGCTGCTGGTCGCGCATACCGGCCGCAAAGAGGCAAGGCTGGTGGCCGCTGAAGCGGCAGAGCGGTTCGCCCAGCATGGTATCGAGGTGCGCGTCTTGGCTGACGAGTCCGCCGAGCTTCTCGGCATGTCGAGCGCGCTGGCTACCCATGTTGAAGCCGGACCGGAGGCCGCGGAAGGCTGCGAGCTGGTGGTCGTGCTCGGCGGCGATGGCACCATACTGCGCGGCGCCGAGGTAGCCCGGTCCACCAACACGCCGATTCTCGGCGTCAACCTCGGCCACGTGGGGTTCCTGGCCGAATCGGAACGCGACGCCCTGAGCTACACGGTCGATCACGTCGTCAGCCGGGACTATGAGGTTGAAGAGCGGATGACGGTCGACGTCAGGGTGCGCCTGGACGGCCACGTGCTGGCGGACAGCTGGGCCCTCAACGAGGTCAGCGTTGAGAAGGCCAGCCGGGAGAGAATGCTTGACCTGGTCGCTGAGGTCGATGGCCGGGCATTGTCCAGGTGGGGGTGTGACGGTGTGGTGATGGCGACGCCTACCGGCTCGACCGCATACGCGTTCAGCGCCGGCGGACCTATCGTCTGGCCTGACCTGGAAGCACTGCTCATGGTGCCCATCAGCGCGCACGCCCTGTTCGCCCGTCCGCTTGTGGTGTCGCCCTCCTCTGAACTGGCGGTGACGGTGCAACCCACGACGGGGGGAGCGGTGTTGTGGTGTGACGGCCGCCGGCCGGTCGATCTCCCACCGGGGTCGCGAATCGAGGTGCGCCGGGGCCGGTGGCCGGTGCGGCTGGCTCGGTTGCATACCGCACCGTTCACCGATCGGCTGGTCGCGAAGTTCGCCCTGCCGGTCGAAGGCTGGCGCGGGCGCCGCCACGAGTAA
- a CDS encoding tripartite tricarboxylate transporter TctB family protein, whose translation MNQRSAPGTGPEGPAVAGVVGRHLGASEEPGASGDAPDRQSMGPTRKVRELTVAAVGLAGGLALLVLGGNIELRVNVGGIDPRWWPQVLGASAVVLAVALFAQTLTRPVRESGNEPASRAGAVRVVASLALVAGYVVAWQHVDFRICTVALLIALAVLYGARGIVALVIYPVAVTGLIYVLFDVGLRVPL comes from the coding sequence ATGAACCAGAGATCCGCTCCTGGAACAGGGCCTGAGGGGCCAGCGGTAGCTGGTGTCGTCGGCCGGCATCTCGGAGCGAGTGAGGAGCCGGGCGCTTCGGGCGACGCCCCGGACCGCCAGTCGATGGGGCCAACGCGGAAGGTTCGCGAACTGACCGTCGCCGCGGTTGGCCTGGCCGGCGGTCTAGCGCTGCTGGTGCTCGGCGGCAACATCGAACTGCGGGTCAACGTCGGCGGAATCGATCCGCGATGGTGGCCGCAGGTGCTCGGCGCATCCGCGGTGGTGCTCGCGGTTGCGCTGTTCGCTCAGACCCTGACGAGGCCCGTGCGGGAGTCGGGCAACGAGCCGGCCAGCCGGGCAGGCGCCGTCCGGGTCGTGGCGTCGCTGGCGCTGGTGGCCGGCTATGTCGTGGCGTGGCAGCACGTCGACTTCCGGATCTGCACCGTCGCTCTGCTGATCGCGCTGGCAGTGCTGTACGGGGCGCGCGGGATCGTCGCGCTGGTCATCTATCCGGTGGCTGTCACCGGGCTGATCTATGTCTTGTTCGACGTGGGGTTGAGGGTGCCGCTGTGA
- a CDS encoding TlyA family RNA methyltransferase codes for MAARRRLDAELVRRKLARSREHAATLIADGRVRVAGMPATKPATAVDPAVALVVIDAPASEDYVSRGGHKLAGALDVFRQDGLDVKGRRCLDAGASTGGFADVLLRRGATSVVAVDVGYGQLAWSLRSDDRVEVHDRTNVRDLTAGLVGDPVEVVVGDLSFISLRLVLPALRSVATEDADLVLMVKPQFEVGKERVGKGGVVRDPALRAEAVHAVAMEAAGLGLGVAGVTASPLPGPSGNVEYFLWLRADAAPPDPAAVDRAVEEGPT; via the coding sequence GTGGCCGCACGTCGTCGGCTCGACGCCGAGTTGGTCCGCCGCAAGCTGGCGCGTTCGCGAGAACACGCGGCCACTTTGATAGCCGACGGGCGGGTACGGGTGGCGGGGATGCCGGCGACCAAACCCGCCACCGCCGTCGATCCCGCAGTGGCTCTCGTGGTGATCGATGCCCCGGCTAGTGAGGATTATGTATCGCGCGGTGGTCACAAACTCGCCGGTGCGCTCGACGTTTTCCGTCAGGACGGTCTCGATGTGAAGGGGCGTCGCTGTCTCGACGCGGGCGCCTCGACCGGCGGTTTCGCCGACGTGCTTCTACGCCGCGGGGCAACGAGCGTGGTTGCCGTGGATGTCGGTTACGGTCAGCTGGCGTGGTCGCTGCGCTCCGACGATCGGGTGGAGGTTCACGACCGCACGAATGTCCGCGATCTGACGGCCGGGCTGGTCGGTGATCCGGTGGAGGTGGTGGTGGGCGATCTGTCCTTCATCTCGTTGCGCCTCGTGTTGCCGGCCTTGCGTTCGGTAGCAACCGAAGACGCGGACCTCGTGCTGATGGTGAAGCCTCAATTCGAGGTCGGCAAAGAGCGAGTAGGCAAGGGGGGCGTCGTGCGTGATCCGGCGCTTCGGGCCGAGGCGGTGCACGCGGTGGCGATGGAAGCCGCCGGACTCGGCCTGGGCGTGGCCGGTGTGACGGCGAGCCCGTTGCCCGGCCCCTCGGGGAATGTCGAGTATTTCTTGTGGCTGCGCGCCGATGCCGCGCCGCCGGATCCAGCCGCCGTCGACCGCGCTGTAGAGGAAGGTCCCACATGA
- a CDS encoding tripartite tricarboxylate transporter substrate binding protein — MKITRQHWRRGTGLALISAAGLVLAACGDDGNGGADDPDFPTSEIRLIVQAAAGGGSDLSARALANELEEELGQSVVVENRPGASGSTAMQFVADQNPDGYTIGFLPVEVAMLDHLGFDVQPENYDLLGQIMNGPGSIAVPGDSPYETLDELLAAAGENPGQISVGNSGPGSIWEAATFGLGDAAGVEFNPVPFDGGADAVAAAMGGQIDAVVAGVAESSQPHAEGTLRVLAVLHDEEIDSLPDVPTAQELGHDVVFGGWGGIGAPDGLPDSVRDTLAAAIETGASADGFVETIESFGAIPTYRSPEEFTSFVDDEYERFAGLID, encoded by the coding sequence ATGAAGATCACCCGTCAGCATTGGCGTCGCGGTACCGGACTCGCTCTAATATCGGCTGCCGGCCTCGTTCTGGCAGCGTGTGGGGACGACGGCAACGGGGGAGCCGACGACCCCGACTTCCCGACCAGCGAGATACGGCTCATCGTGCAAGCGGCCGCCGGGGGAGGCTCCGACCTTTCCGCCCGGGCACTCGCGAACGAGCTCGAGGAAGAACTCGGCCAGAGCGTGGTAGTGGAGAACCGGCCGGGAGCGTCCGGATCCACCGCGATGCAGTTCGTGGCCGACCAGAACCCGGACGGGTACACGATCGGCTTCCTCCCGGTTGAGGTTGCGATGCTCGACCACCTGGGCTTCGACGTGCAACCTGAGAACTACGACTTGCTCGGCCAGATCATGAACGGCCCCGGCTCCATCGCCGTGCCGGGTGACAGCCCTTACGAGACACTGGATGAGCTGCTGGCCGCTGCCGGCGAGAACCCAGGACAGATCAGCGTCGGCAACTCGGGTCCCGGCTCGATCTGGGAAGCGGCCACATTCGGCCTGGGAGATGCGGCCGGAGTCGAGTTCAACCCGGTCCCCTTCGACGGAGGCGCGGACGCCGTCGCCGCGGCCATGGGTGGTCAGATCGATGCGGTGGTGGCTGGAGTGGCGGAGTCTTCCCAACCGCATGCCGAAGGAACTCTTCGTGTGCTTGCCGTGCTGCACGACGAGGAGATCGATAGTCTGCCTGACGTCCCGACAGCCCAGGAACTCGGCCACGACGTCGTGTTCGGCGGCTGGGGCGGCATCGGTGCGCCCGACGGGCTGCCCGACTCGGTACGGGACACGCTCGCAGCGGCCATCGAGACTGGCGCGTCGGCGGACGGCTTCGTCGAGACGATCGAGTCTTTCGGTGCCATCCCGACGTACCGCTCGCCGGAGGAGTTCACCTCCTTCGTCGACGACGAGTACGAGCGCTTCGCCGGACTGATTGACTGA
- a CDS encoding DNA repair protein RecN, translating into MAPAGRQRRLGWIVVLQEIRIRGLGVIDDAQLELGPGLTVVTGETGAGKTMVLTGLSLLMGGRADGGSVRTGAERAVVEGRLQVEPDGPAAIRAAEAGADLDEDELLLGRTVMAGGRSRAYVGGRNAPASLLAELAEDLVAVHGQSEQQRLLRSSRQRLALDRFAGDAVATPLARYTSRYERLRTVESELTEVTTRARERAQEADLLRFGLTEIERVDPQPGEDVALRAEEDRLAHADALRTAAEAAHRGLSADETGPDELDALTLLGSARQVLEHERGHDEQLAGLADRLAEATYLLGDIAADLASYASAIDTDPARLAEVQERRSLLADLIRKYGEDYPPTEPGTQEELTDPAVFSAIDGVLAWAERGSRRLLELDGDDERVNALREERDTLGTELADLAAEITKARTEAAQRFSEAVGAELTALAMPHARVVVDVRPRGGTASRRTRNEGAGERDRGDGTASRRTRDEGAGERDRGDAVGELGPHGADEIEILFSAHNSAQPRPLDKGASGGELSRLMLAIEVVFAGADPVPTFVFDEVDAGVGGKAAVEVGRRLAALARHAQVLVVTHLPQVAAFADRHLTVVKSDDGSVTSSNVQTLDDPARVRELSRMLAGQEDSASAQAHAEELLAAAAASKNSSPRTTTGRANTAGRDAIRGPDMAGFEQ; encoded by the coding sequence ATGGCGCCGGCAGGTCGCCAGCGTCGGCTAGGCTGGATTGTCGTGCTACAAGAGATCCGGATCCGTGGGCTGGGCGTCATCGACGACGCTCAGCTTGAGCTTGGGCCCGGCTTGACGGTGGTCACGGGCGAAACCGGCGCGGGAAAGACGATGGTTCTCACCGGCCTCAGCTTGCTGATGGGTGGCCGTGCCGATGGCGGATCGGTCCGCACGGGTGCGGAACGAGCCGTCGTCGAAGGTCGCCTCCAGGTCGAACCAGACGGCCCCGCGGCCATCCGAGCGGCCGAAGCCGGAGCTGACCTCGACGAAGACGAACTTCTTCTGGGACGCACAGTCATGGCGGGTGGCCGCTCCCGGGCCTACGTCGGAGGCCGCAACGCGCCGGCGAGCTTGCTCGCGGAGCTGGCCGAAGACCTCGTCGCCGTGCACGGCCAGAGCGAGCAGCAGCGGCTGCTACGTTCCTCGCGGCAGCGCCTGGCGCTGGACCGCTTCGCCGGCGATGCGGTGGCCACGCCGTTGGCCCGGTACACATCCCGGTACGAGCGGCTGCGCACGGTCGAATCCGAGTTGACCGAAGTAACCACCCGAGCCAGAGAGCGCGCCCAAGAGGCAGATCTGCTCCGGTTCGGCCTCACCGAAATCGAGCGGGTGGATCCTCAGCCCGGCGAAGACGTCGCGTTGCGAGCCGAGGAAGACCGCCTTGCCCATGCTGATGCCCTGCGCACAGCCGCGGAGGCAGCTCATCGCGGGCTGTCGGCCGACGAAACCGGCCCCGACGAGCTCGACGCCTTGACCCTTCTCGGCTCGGCTCGGCAGGTACTCGAGCATGAGCGCGGCCACGACGAGCAACTGGCTGGACTGGCTGACCGGCTCGCCGAGGCCACCTATCTGCTGGGCGACATCGCCGCGGACCTGGCGTCCTACGCCAGCGCCATCGACACCGACCCGGCGCGGCTGGCCGAGGTTCAGGAACGACGTTCGTTGCTGGCGGACCTGATTCGCAAATACGGGGAGGACTACCCACCCACAGAACCCGGCACGCAGGAAGAACTCACCGATCCGGCTGTGTTCAGCGCGATCGACGGGGTTCTGGCCTGGGCCGAGCGCGGATCACGCCGCCTGCTCGAACTCGACGGCGACGACGAACGCGTGAACGCCCTGCGGGAGGAGCGCGACACCCTCGGCACCGAGCTGGCGGATCTGGCTGCGGAGATCACCAAGGCTCGAACCGAAGCCGCCCAGCGTTTCAGCGAGGCTGTCGGTGCCGAGCTGACCGCGCTGGCGATGCCGCATGCGCGGGTAGTGGTCGACGTCCGTCCTCGTGGTGGAACGGCGAGCCGGCGGACGAGGAACGAGGGAGCCGGGGAGCGTGACCGTGGGGATGGAACAGCGAGCCGGCGGACGAGGGACGAGGGAGCCGGGGAGCGCGACCGTGGGGATGCCGTAGGCGAACTCGGACCGCACGGTGCCGACGAGATCGAGATCCTGTTCAGTGCGCACAACAGCGCCCAGCCGCGACCCTTGGACAAGGGCGCATCCGGCGGCGAACTGTCGCGGCTCATGCTGGCCATCGAGGTGGTCTTCGCGGGCGCGGATCCGGTGCCGACATTCGTGTTCGACGAGGTCGACGCCGGCGTCGGTGGCAAGGCAGCAGTGGAGGTGGGCCGGAGGCTGGCCGCGCTGGCGCGGCACGCACAAGTCCTCGTCGTCACCCATCTACCCCAGGTCGCCGCTTTCGCCGACCGGCATCTCACCGTCGTCAAATCCGACGACGGCAGCGTCACCAGCAGCAATGTTCAGACGTTGGATGACCCCGCTCGAGTCCGGGAACTGTCCCGCATGCTCGCAGGGCAAGAGGACTCGGCATCGGCGCAGGCACATGCCGAAGAGCTGCTGGCCGCTGCCGCGGCGAGCAAGAACAGCTCGCCCCGCACCACCACCGGCCGGGCCAATACGGCGGGGCGAGACGCGATTCGTGGCCCGGACATGGCAGGATTCGAGCAGTGA
- a CDS encoding tripartite tricarboxylate transporter permease, whose product MNAVVDGLSALADPSVFMFIGLGLALGMLVGAFPGVTASMAVALAAGFTLTLEPVQGLAVLLTIYVAANFGDRVPAILINTPGTPASIATTFDGYPMARQGQAGLALTVSAFGSAIGSIVSMGLFLVAAVPVAAFALNFGPAELFALVVFGLTMMVGVSGASIAKGLLAGVFGLALATVGRDPITGDSRFTFGINDLSSGVPFIPVIIGLFGIAEILDQMLTHHSATARPIKQFGRWWPTRAESKRLIKPVAVGSGVGMVVGAVPAAGGDIAGIVGWDRARRLSKKPEEYGKGSIEGITAADTASNATFGGSLTTTMALGIPGDAVMAVMIGSMMIWGIQPGPSLFDRNPDLVVTIAALMVIATVLALLVSLIRMRGMVKLLDVPKSYLWPTILIFCVVGTYATSNNVFDVIVMLAAGVVGLAFKRFGVPAGPVVLGLLLGALAEGNLRRALTIGGVEQILTSPIAMVLLLLSLAALAGPALRRYRTRTKETKEAQY is encoded by the coding sequence GTGAACGCCGTCGTCGATGGGCTCTCCGCGCTGGCGGATCCCAGTGTCTTCATGTTCATCGGGCTCGGCCTGGCGCTGGGCATGCTCGTCGGCGCCTTTCCTGGCGTGACGGCGAGTATGGCCGTGGCGCTGGCGGCGGGTTTCACGTTGACGCTCGAGCCGGTCCAAGGGCTCGCCGTCCTGCTGACCATCTACGTCGCGGCCAACTTCGGGGACCGGGTACCGGCCATCCTGATCAACACACCCGGTACGCCGGCGTCGATTGCCACGACGTTCGACGGCTACCCGATGGCCAGGCAAGGCCAGGCCGGCCTGGCCTTGACTGTCTCGGCGTTCGGCTCGGCCATCGGCAGCATCGTCAGCATGGGCCTGTTCCTCGTCGCCGCTGTTCCAGTGGCCGCGTTCGCGTTGAACTTCGGTCCGGCCGAGCTGTTCGCGCTAGTGGTCTTCGGGCTGACGATGATGGTCGGAGTCTCGGGGGCCAGCATCGCCAAAGGGTTGCTGGCCGGTGTGTTCGGGCTCGCCCTGGCCACCGTGGGGCGGGACCCGATCACTGGTGATTCCCGCTTCACCTTCGGCATCAACGACTTGAGCTCCGGCGTGCCGTTCATTCCGGTGATCATCGGGTTGTTCGGCATCGCCGAAATTCTCGATCAAATGCTGACTCACCACTCGGCGACGGCACGGCCCATCAAGCAGTTCGGCCGGTGGTGGCCGACGCGGGCCGAGTCGAAGCGGTTGATCAAGCCGGTGGCGGTGGGCAGCGGCGTCGGCATGGTGGTTGGCGCGGTGCCCGCGGCCGGCGGCGACATCGCCGGGATCGTGGGCTGGGACCGCGCGCGCAGGCTGTCGAAGAAGCCGGAAGAGTACGGCAAAGGGTCGATCGAGGGAATCACCGCTGCGGACACCGCCAGCAATGCGACCTTCGGAGGCTCGCTGACAACCACGATGGCCCTCGGCATACCGGGCGACGCCGTCATGGCCGTCATGATCGGCTCGATGATGATCTGGGGGATCCAGCCTGGTCCGTCGTTGTTCGACCGGAACCCGGACCTGGTGGTCACGATCGCCGCCCTGATGGTGATCGCCACCGTGCTCGCGCTGCTGGTGAGCCTGATCCGGATGCGTGGGATGGTGAAGCTGCTGGACGTGCCCAAGTCATATCTGTGGCCCACCATTCTGATCTTCTGCGTCGTCGGTACCTACGCGACGTCGAACAACGTCTTCGACGTGATCGTCATGCTCGCGGCGGGCGTCGTCGGGCTGGCGTTCAAACGATTCGGGGTGCCGGCCGGTCCGGTGGTGCTCGGATTGCTGCTGGGTGCCCTGGCTGAGGGCAATCTGCGACGGGCCTTGACCATCGGTGGCGTAGAGCAGATCCTCACCAGTCCGATCGCCATGGTCCTCCTGCTGCTGAGCCTGGCCGCGCTGGCCGGTCCGGCACTGCGCCGATACCGCACCCGAACGAAAGAAACGAAAGAGGCTCAATACTGA